The proteins below come from a single Streptococcus canis genomic window:
- a CDS encoding DUF1827 family protein, with protein MRLINTTSSHPELVRNQLQNTDAHLVEVYSAGNTDVIFTQAPKHYELLISNKYRAIKEDELDVIREFFLKRKIDPAIVIPGKSKTLHTNNLIEISFQTSV; from the coding sequence ATGAGACTCATAAACACAACAAGCAGTCACCCAGAACTCGTCAGAAATCAACTGCAAAATACAGATGCCCATTTAGTGGAGGTTTATTCAGCAGGAAATACAGATGTCATCTTTACACAAGCACCTAAACATTACGAACTCCTCATTTCAAATAAATACCGTGCTATCAAAGAAGATGAACTCGACGTCATCCGTGAATTTTTCTTAAAACGTAAAATCGATCCTGCTATTGTGATTCCTGGGAAATCAAAAACCCTTCACACAAACAATCTTATCGAAATTTCATTCCAAACATCGGTATAA
- a CDS encoding FeoA family protein, with product MIKLSHAKVGIAYQVEGIDLPQGHQKHLAHLGITKGSQVKVMSQTKQSAIVMVKTSRLAFDDSILETIMVSEVIGKEQSLPLSELAVLDVAIIDGIYASKETKRRLMDMGLIRGTRFQLRKRAPLGDPLEISLRGYGLSLCQSEAQLISGRKLEDEDTL from the coding sequence ATGATCAAATTATCTCATGCAAAAGTTGGAATAGCTTATCAGGTTGAGGGCATTGATTTGCCTCAGGGCCACCAGAAGCATCTGGCTCACCTTGGCATTACTAAAGGAAGTCAGGTGAAAGTGATGTCACAAACCAAACAGAGTGCGATTGTGATGGTCAAAACCAGTCGTCTAGCTTTTGATGATAGTATTCTAGAAACTATTATGGTTAGTGAGGTGATAGGTAAGGAGCAAAGCCTGCCCTTGTCTGAACTAGCTGTTTTAGATGTGGCTATTATTGATGGCATTTATGCTAGTAAAGAAACCAAGCGTCGTTTAATGGATATGGGGTTAATCAGAGGAACTCGTTTTCAGTTGCGTAAGCGGGCACCCCTAGGCGATCCCTTAGAAATTAGTCTGAGGGGTTATGGATTAAGCTTGTGCCAGTCTGAAGCCCAACTAATCTCTGGACGAAAGCTAGAAGATGAGGATACACTATGA
- the ileS gene encoding isoleucine--tRNA ligase yields the protein MKLKETLNLGKTAFPMRAGLPNKEPQWQAAWEQAELYKKRQELNAGKPAFHLHDGPPYANGNIHVGHALNKISKDIIVRSKSMSGFQAPYVPGWDTHGLPIEQVLAKQGVKRKEMDLAEYLEMCRQYALSQVDKQRDDFKRLGVSADWENPYVTLDPQFEADQIRVFGAMADKGYIYRGAKPVYWSWSSESALAEAEIEYHDIDSTSLYYANKVKDGKGILDTDTYLVVWTTTPFTVTASRGLTVGPDMDYLVVKPAGSDRHYVVAEGLLDSLAGKFGWESFETLASHKGADLEYIVTEHPWDTDVEELVILGDHVTLESGTGIVHTAPGFGEDDYNVGTKYNLEVAVTVDERGLMMENAGPDFHGQFYDKVTPIVVDKLGDLLLAQEVINHSYPFDWRTKKPIIWRAVPQWFASVSDFRQDILDEIEKTTFQPSWGKTRLYNMIRDRGDWVISRQRAWGVPLPIFYAEDGTAIMTKEVTDHVADLFQENGSIIWWQKEAKDLLPEGFTHPGSPNGEFTKETDIMDVWFDSGSSWNGVMNARENLSYPADLYLEGSDQYRGWFNSSLITSVAVNGHAPYKAILSQGFVLDGKGEKMSKSKGNIISPNDVAKQYGADILRLWVASVDTDNDVRVSMEILGQVSETYRKIRNTLRFLIANTADFNPATDAVAYADLGAVDKYMTIVFNQLVATINDAYDRYDFMTIYKAVVNFVTVDLSAFYLDFAKDVVYIEAANSLERRRMQTVFYDILVKITKLLTPILPHTTEEIWSYLEHEPEAFVQLAEMPLAETFSGQEDILEAWSAFMTLRTQAQKALEEARNAKLIGKSLEAHLTIYASEEVKTLLTALDSDIALLLIVSQLSIADLADAPADAVTFEGVAFTVEHAVGEVCERSRRIDPTTRMRSYNAFVCDHSAKIIEENFPEAVAEGFEDSGK from the coding sequence ATGAAATTAAAAGAAACACTAAATTTAGGGAAAACAGCCTTTCCAATGCGTGCTGGGCTTCCTAATAAAGAGCCACAATGGCAAGCAGCTTGGGAGCAGGCAGAACTTTATAAAAAACGTCAAGAATTGAATGCAGGTAAGCCCGCCTTTCATCTTCATGATGGCCCTCCATACGCTAACGGAAATATTCACGTTGGACATGCCCTTAATAAAATTTCAAAAGACATCATTGTGCGTTCCAAGTCCATGTCTGGGTTTCAAGCTCCTTATGTTCCAGGTTGGGACACACATGGCCTTCCAATTGAACAAGTTTTGGCTAAACAAGGTGTCAAACGTAAGGAAATGGATTTGGCAGAATACCTTGAGATGTGTCGTCAATATGCTTTAAGCCAGGTTGATAAACAGCGAGATGATTTCAAACGGTTGGGTGTTTCGGCAGACTGGGAAAACCCTTATGTGACTTTGGACCCACAATTTGAAGCTGATCAAATTCGTGTTTTTGGAGCTATGGCTGACAAGGGGTATATCTATCGTGGAGCCAAGCCAGTTTACTGGTCGTGGTCTTCAGAATCCGCTTTAGCAGAAGCTGAGATTGAATACCATGACATTGATTCAACCTCTTTATACTATGCCAATAAAGTTAAAGATGGCAAGGGCATTCTTGACACCGATACTTATCTTGTTGTTTGGACCACAACACCATTTACTGTTACAGCATCACGTGGGTTGACAGTTGGGCCTGATATGGATTACCTTGTGGTGAAACCTGCTGGTTCAGATCGTCACTATGTTGTAGCAGAAGGTCTTTTGGATAGCCTTGCTGGAAAATTTGGTTGGGAATCTTTTGAAACTTTAGCTAGCCATAAAGGAGCTGACCTAGAGTATATTGTGACAGAACACCCATGGGATACTGACGTAGAAGAATTGGTTATCCTTGGTGACCATGTTACCCTTGAGTCAGGTACAGGGATTGTCCACACAGCGCCAGGTTTTGGTGAGGACGACTACAATGTTGGAACAAAATACAATTTGGAAGTTGCTGTGACAGTTGATGAACGTGGTTTAATGATGGAAAATGCAGGTCCAGATTTCCACGGACAATTTTATGACAAGGTAACGCCGATTGTTGTTGATAAACTTGGTGATCTCTTATTGGCACAAGAAGTGATCAATCACTCTTACCCATTTGATTGGCGTACTAAAAAACCAATTATCTGGCGTGCTGTACCTCAATGGTTTGCTTCTGTTTCTGATTTCCGTCAGGATATTTTAGATGAAATTGAAAAAACAACCTTCCAGCCATCATGGGGCAAAACACGTCTTTACAATATGATTCGTGATCGTGGCGATTGGGTTATTTCTCGTCAACGTGCTTGGGGAGTTCCCCTTCCTATCTTCTATGCTGAAGATGGCACTGCTATCATGACTAAAGAAGTGACAGACCATGTGGCTGATTTATTCCAAGAAAATGGGTCAATCATCTGGTGGCAAAAAGAAGCTAAGGACTTATTGCCAGAAGGCTTTACTCATCCAGGCTCACCAAATGGTGAATTTACAAAAGAGACTGATATCATGGACGTTTGGTTTGATTCAGGTTCTTCTTGGAATGGGGTCATGAATGCTAGAGAAAATCTTTCCTACCCAGCAGATCTCTACTTAGAAGGCTCTGACCAGTACCGTGGTTGGTTCAATTCATCATTAATTACGTCTGTAGCTGTCAATGGTCATGCTCCTTATAAGGCTATCTTATCTCAAGGCTTTGTTCTTGATGGTAAGGGTGAAAAAATGTCTAAATCAAAAGGAAATATTATTTCTCCAAATGATGTGGCTAAACAATACGGTGCCGACATTCTCCGCCTTTGGGTGGCCTCTGTGGATACCGACAATGATGTCCGTGTTTCCATGGAGATTCTTGGTCAAGTCTCTGAAACTTACCGTAAAATCCGTAACACCCTTCGTTTCTTGATCGCTAATACAGCTGATTTTAACCCTGCTACGGATGCAGTAGCCTATGCTGATCTTGGGGCTGTTGATAAGTACATGACAATTGTCTTTAATCAGTTGGTAGCAACCATTAATGACGCTTATGACCGTTATGATTTCATGACTATTTACAAAGCAGTTGTGAACTTTGTTACGGTTGATTTATCAGCCTTCTACCTTGATTTTGCGAAAGACGTTGTTTATATTGAAGCAGCCAATAGCCTAGAACGTCGTCGCATGCAGACTGTTTTCTATGATATTTTGGTCAAGATTACGAAATTATTGACGCCAATCTTACCTCACACCACTGAAGAAATCTGGTCCTATTTAGAGCATGAACCAGAAGCATTTGTTCAATTGGCAGAAATGCCATTGGCAGAAACTTTCTCAGGTCAAGAGGACATTTTGGAAGCTTGGTCAGCTTTCATGACCTTACGTACTCAAGCACAAAAAGCTTTGGAAGAAGCACGTAATGCTAAGCTTATTGGTAAATCATTGGAAGCCCATTTGACTATCTACGCTAGCGAAGAAGTGAAAACCTTATTGACTGCTTTGGACAGCGATATTGCCTTGCTTTTGATTGTGTCTCAATTAAGCATTGCTGATTTGGCAGATGCTCCTGCTGATGCGGTGACTTTTGAAGGTGTTGCCTTTACGGTTGAACATGCCGTAGGAGAAGTCTGTGAGCGTTCACGCCGCATTGATCCAACTACTCGCATGCGTTCTTATAATGCATTTGTCTGTGATCACAGCGCAAAAATCATTGAAGAAAACTTCCCAGAAGCTGTTGCTGAAGGGTTTGAAGACAGTGGCAAATAA
- a CDS encoding ornithine cyclodeaminase: protein MLVLTKEDIKACFSMSDAIKASKVSVKAYSAGQAKVPLRVNLPVNQFNGQSLYMPAAVEGDINAVGVKVVSVYPDNIDRGLPSVPASMVVVDAETGVVSAIMDGTFLTQLRTGAVQGAATDLLARKDAKIAAIIGTGGQAIQQSLAMLTVRSIEELRVYDINLERAQAFAKELDDEFGKLFNTKFIAVSSPKEAVSGADIITSVTTSKRPTFDAQDIKPGTHVNGVGAYTSEMIELPAEIFAKAETIVFDTVDGVVNEAGDVMNALNTKAIQETDITGELGQLVLGSITGRQSKQGITLFKTVGSAVLDVVTAQLIVKKALEKGIGTIIDL from the coding sequence ATGTTAGTATTAACAAAAGAAGATATTAAAGCCTGTTTTTCAATGTCAGACGCTATTAAGGCAAGTAAGGTCTCAGTCAAAGCATATTCTGCTGGGCAAGCAAAAGTTCCCTTACGTGTGAATTTACCAGTTAATCAGTTTAATGGCCAAAGTCTTTATATGCCTGCAGCTGTTGAAGGTGATATTAATGCTGTTGGGGTTAAGGTTGTTTCAGTTTATCCAGACAATATTGATAGAGGTTTGCCATCGGTACCTGCTTCGATGGTTGTGGTAGATGCTGAGACTGGTGTGGTATCAGCAATCATGGATGGAACTTTTTTAACTCAACTAAGAACTGGAGCAGTACAGGGGGCAGCTACTGATTTGTTAGCGCGAAAAGATGCTAAAATTGCTGCAATTATTGGTACAGGAGGCCAAGCCATTCAACAATCATTAGCGATGTTAACCGTCCGATCTATTGAAGAATTGCGTGTTTATGACATTAATTTAGAGCGTGCTCAAGCTTTCGCTAAAGAACTTGATGACGAATTTGGTAAACTATTCAACACTAAATTTATAGCAGTGTCGTCTCCAAAAGAAGCGGTTTCAGGTGCTGATATTATCACGTCAGTGACAACGTCAAAAAGACCGACATTCGACGCACAAGATATTAAACCAGGTACTCATGTTAATGGTGTGGGAGCATATACTTCAGAAATGATTGAACTTCCTGCAGAAATCTTTGCCAAGGCGGAAACCATTGTTTTTGATACTGTTGACGGTGTGGTTAATGAGGCAGGCGATGTCATGAATGCTCTGAACACAAAGGCTATTCAAGAAACAGATATTACAGGTGAACTTGGACAGCTAGTGCTCGGAAGTATTACTGGTCGGCAAAGCAAACAAGGTATAACACTCTTTAAAACGGTAGGATCTGCTGTCTTAGATGTTGTTACAGCTCAACTGATTGTTAAAAAGGCTCTTGAAAAAGGAATTGGAACAATCATTGATTTGTAA
- a CDS encoding sulfite exporter TauE/SafE family protein, which translates to MSIKNILLILVIAVNAYFAYILVKDLLSHKKETMAEAAPTAVMPFSSAIIFFLSTIGISDFAISTSLYPKLNWTSVKKLPGTLNAQCTIPVAVMALAYIQSIKVGVLTLAVCIICQVIGSYFGAKFAIKLPAEKIKYYIGVGMIIAAIIIVGGLLGMLPKGGNATELTGLKLVVAGILLFIFGALNNIGIGSYALTMVTVYLLGMSPAVSFPIMMGAATFSVPVGSVQFVKSGEYSRKITLFTSTFGVLGVLAAVHFVTSLNIDALKWVVAAILIYSSYGMLKKV; encoded by the coding sequence ATGTCCATTAAAAATATCTTATTGATTCTTGTTATTGCAGTGAATGCCTACTTTGCCTATATCCTAGTCAAGGATTTATTATCGCACAAGAAAGAAACAATGGCTGAAGCTGCACCAACAGCAGTTATGCCTTTTTCAAGTGCCATTATCTTTTTCTTATCAACTATTGGTATTTCGGACTTTGCCATCAGTACAAGTTTATACCCAAAATTAAACTGGACTAGTGTTAAAAAACTGCCAGGAACCTTGAATGCTCAGTGTACCATACCGGTCGCTGTGATGGCCTTGGCTTATATTCAGAGTATCAAAGTAGGCGTCTTAACCTTAGCGGTCTGCATTATCTGTCAAGTGATCGGATCTTATTTTGGTGCAAAATTTGCCATTAAATTGCCAGCAGAAAAAATTAAATATTACATCGGAGTTGGGATGATTATTGCTGCAATAATCATTGTTGGTGGTTTATTAGGAATGTTACCAAAAGGTGGTAATGCAACAGAATTAACAGGTTTGAAATTAGTCGTTGCTGGTATTCTCTTGTTTATTTTTGGAGCATTAAATAATATCGGTATTGGTTCATACGCTTTAACGATGGTAACTGTTTATCTTCTTGGAATGAGTCCAGCAGTTTCCTTCCCAATTATGATGGGAGCCGCAACCTTCTCTGTTCCAGTTGGTAGCGTACAATTTGTTAAATCTGGAGAATACAGTCGAAAAATTACTCTTTTCACCTCTACCTTTGGGGTGTTAGGTGTTTTAGCCGCCGTTCACTTTGTAACGTCATTAAATATTGATGCCTTGAAGTGGGTAGTAGCAGCTATTCTTATTTATAGTTCGTATGGTATGTTAAAAAAAGTTTAA
- a CDS encoding NUDIX hydrolase codes for MTIPTFGNHNEHETYVARYGVYAIIPNHDNTKIILVQAPNGAWFLPGGEIEAGEDHSQALARELMEELGFTAKLGFYYGQADEYFYSRHRDTHFYHPAYLYEVTAFQAVSKPLEDFNNLAWFPTDEAITKLKRGSHQWGVKEWQKKHHSTN; via the coding sequence ATGACAATTCCAACATTCGGTAATCACAATGAGCATGAAACCTACGTGGCACGCTATGGTGTCTATGCCATCATCCCTAATCACGACAACACAAAAATCATTCTTGTACAAGCCCCTAATGGTGCTTGGTTTTTACCTGGTGGTGAAATTGAAGCTGGCGAAGATCACAGCCAAGCTTTAGCCCGTGAATTAATGGAAGAACTTGGTTTTACAGCTAAGCTTGGCTTTTATTATGGTCAAGCTGATGAATATTTCTACTCTCGCCATCGTGATACCCACTTCTATCACCCTGCCTATCTTTATGAAGTAACTGCGTTTCAAGCCGTTTCCAAGCCCTTAGAAGATTTTAACAACTTGGCTTGGTTTCCTACCGACGAAGCTATTACTAAATTGAAACGAGGCAGCCATCAATGGGGTGTTAAGGAATGGCAAAAAAAGCATCATTCTACTAACTAA
- a CDS encoding amino acid ABC transporter ATP-binding protein, with product MTEAIISIKDLHKYYDHNEVLKGIDLDIMPGEVVVIIGPSGSGKSTLLRTMNLLEVPTKGQISFEGVDITDKKNDIFSMREKMGMVFQQFNLFSNMTVLENITLSPIKTKGMAKAEADKTALNLLDKVGLSEKAKAYPASLSGGQQQRIAIARGLAMDPDVLLFDEPTSALDPEMVGEVLAVMQDLAKSGMTMVIVTHEMGFAKEVADRVIFMDGGVIVEEGNPSQLFDQTKEDRTKDFLSKVL from the coding sequence ATGACTGAGGCTATTATTTCAATTAAAGACTTGCACAAGTATTATGATCACAATGAAGTGCTTAAAGGAATTGATTTAGACATCATGCCAGGAGAGGTTGTGGTGATTATCGGACCTTCTGGTTCTGGGAAATCAACCTTGCTTCGAACCATGAATCTTTTGGAAGTACCGACCAAGGGACAGATTAGTTTTGAAGGGGTTGATATTACCGATAAGAAGAATGATATTTTTAGCATGCGCGAAAAAATGGGAATGGTTTTCCAGCAGTTTAACCTCTTTTCCAATATGACTGTTTTAGAAAATATCACCTTATCGCCAATCAAAACCAAGGGAATGGCTAAAGCAGAGGCTGACAAAACAGCCTTGAACTTGTTGGACAAAGTTGGATTATCAGAAAAAGCCAAGGCTTATCCTGCTAGCCTTTCTGGTGGGCAGCAGCAGCGGATTGCCATTGCGCGTGGACTAGCTATGGATCCAGATGTTTTACTCTTTGATGAACCAACTTCAGCCCTTGATCCTGAAATGGTGGGCGAGGTCTTAGCAGTTATGCAGGATTTGGCTAAATCTGGGATGACCATGGTTATTGTGACTCATGAAATGGGCTTTGCCAAGGAAGTGGCTGACCGAGTCATCTTCATGGATGGTGGGGTTATTGTAGAAGAAGGCAACCCTAGCCAACTCTTTGACCAAACCAAAGAAGACCGGACCAAAGATTTTTTGAGCAAGGTTTTATAA
- a CDS encoding YkuJ family protein, producing the protein MESHLVRIINRLELMVTDGGNLKRNFERDGVVVAEVAFSNDPENGPVFTLRDVEARESYSFDSIDLIAMEIYDLLY; encoded by the coding sequence ATGGAATCACATTTGGTGAGAATCATCAATCGTTTGGAATTGATGGTAACAGATGGCGGTAATCTCAAGCGAAATTTTGAACGTGATGGTGTTGTTGTTGCAGAAGTTGCCTTTTCAAATGACCCTGAAAATGGACCAGTTTTCACATTGCGTGATGTTGAAGCACGTGAGTCATATTCCTTTGATAGTATTGACTTGATTGCAATGGAAATCTACGATTTATTATATTAA
- a CDS encoding TrmB family transcriptional regulator, translating into MESLLQAMKYFGFTEMETKVYVSLLEFGPSTGYEISKKSGVPRSKVYNILEKLVKEGIIFDNHADIKLYTALSVEEMLLRIDNKTEKQFQQIEHYLSRITEKQKSYELWKVDHLQSVIEKVHFLINHANESLLIQIWEPDLTEEIVQLLQKAEERLNVFILILFSDNHHYDLPLKHYYKHGFEQAKRHDMGGRWINIIADDDSVLFGTLEDNINIIWTHHPAMLSLAKEYIKHDAYTLKIIEDHREMLEKTYGPDLGQIREI; encoded by the coding sequence ATGGAGTCATTGTTGCAAGCGATGAAGTATTTTGGATTTACTGAGATGGAAACCAAGGTTTATGTTTCGCTTTTAGAATTTGGACCCTCGACCGGATATGAAATTAGTAAGAAATCGGGTGTTCCCAGATCAAAAGTCTATAATATTTTGGAAAAATTAGTGAAAGAGGGAATTATTTTTGACAACCACGCTGATATAAAGCTCTACACTGCTCTGTCAGTGGAAGAAATGTTACTACGCATTGACAATAAAACGGAGAAACAATTTCAACAGATAGAACATTATTTAAGCCGTATTACAGAAAAGCAAAAGAGTTATGAACTCTGGAAAGTAGATCATTTGCAAAGTGTCATTGAAAAAGTTCATTTTTTAATTAATCACGCTAATGAAAGTTTACTTATCCAAATTTGGGAGCCTGATTTGACAGAAGAGATAGTTCAACTGTTGCAAAAGGCTGAGGAGAGGTTAAACGTTTTTATTTTAATTTTATTCAGCGATAATCACCATTACGATTTACCCCTGAAACATTACTATAAGCATGGTTTTGAACAAGCTAAAAGACATGATATGGGTGGTCGTTGGATTAATATTATTGCAGATGATGATTCGGTTCTTTTTGGAACCCTGGAGGATAACATCAATATTATTTGGACCCATCATCCAGCCATGCTATCACTGGCTAAAGAATACATTAAGCATGATGCTTATACCTTGAAAATTATTGAAGATCATCGAGAGATGCTTGAAAAAACTTATGGCCCTGATTTAGGTCAAATACGAGAAATCTAA
- a CDS encoding ATP-dependent Clp protease ATP-binding subunit: protein MLCQNCNLNESTIHLYTNVNGKQRQVDLCQNCYQIMKTDPTNPILGGLNRGQKAQDRSSHPFFDDFFGDLNNFRAFGNLPNTPPTQAGQNGNGGGRHGGNYNGQGQPQPQAPNQQAKGLLEEFGINVTDIARHGDIDPVIGRDEEITRVIEILNRRTKNNPVLIGEPGVGKTAVVEGLAQKIVDGTVPHKLQGKQVIRLDVVSLVQGTGIRGQFEERMQKLMEEIRNRKDVILFIDEIHEIVGAGSAGDGNMDAGNILKPALARGELQLVGATTLNEYRIIEKDAALERRMQPVKVDEPSVEETITILKGIQPKYEDYHHVKYSPAAIEAAAHLSNRYIQDRFLPDKAIDLLDEAGSKMNLTLNFVDPKEIDKRLIEAENLKAQATRDEDYERAAYFRDQIAKYKEMQAQKVNEQDIPIITEKNIEAIVEQKTNIPVGDLKEKEQSQLVNLANDLKAHVIGQDDAVDKIAKAIRRNRVGLGTPNRPIGSFLFVGPTGVGKTELSKQLAIELFGSADNMIRFDMSEYMEKHAVAKLVGAPPGYVGYEEAGQLTEQVRRNPYSLILLDEVEKAHPDVMHMFLQVLDDGRLTDGQGRTVSFKDTIIIMTSNAGTGKSEASVGFGAAREGRTNSVLGELSNFFSPEFMNRFDGIIEFKALSKDNLLHIVDLMLADVNQRLAYNNIDLDVTQKVKEKLVDLGYDPKMGARPLRRTIQDYIEDAITDYYLEHPTEKDLRAVMTSNGNIMIKAAKKGETVPTTQEQGNNH from the coding sequence ATGCTTTGTCAAAATTGTAATTTAAACGAATCAACCATTCATCTTTACACAAATGTTAATGGAAAACAAAGACAGGTTGACCTTTGTCAAAACTGTTACCAAATCATGAAAACAGACCCAACCAATCCTATTTTAGGTGGCCTAAACAGAGGACAAAAAGCCCAAGATCGGTCTTCACATCCTTTCTTTGATGACTTTTTCGGCGACCTCAATAATTTTAGAGCCTTCGGTAATCTTCCTAATACACCGCCTACACAAGCGGGCCAAAATGGCAACGGAGGAGGACGTCACGGTGGCAATTATAATGGGCAAGGGCAACCACAGCCGCAAGCCCCAAATCAGCAAGCAAAAGGCCTACTAGAAGAATTTGGCATTAACGTGACCGATATTGCAAGGCATGGCGATATTGACCCTGTTATCGGCCGTGATGAGGAAATCACCCGTGTGATTGAAATCCTCAATCGCCGAACCAAAAATAATCCTGTGCTTATTGGTGAGCCAGGAGTTGGTAAAACTGCTGTTGTAGAAGGTTTGGCTCAAAAAATTGTTGATGGTACTGTTCCTCATAAATTGCAGGGCAAACAAGTTATCCGTCTTGATGTGGTTAGTCTTGTTCAGGGAACAGGTATCCGTGGTCAATTTGAAGAGCGCATGCAGAAATTAATGGAAGAAATTCGCAATCGCAAGGATGTCATTCTCTTCATTGATGAAATTCATGAGATTGTCGGTGCCGGTTCTGCTGGCGATGGCAATATGGATGCTGGTAATATTTTAAAACCAGCCTTAGCCCGTGGTGAATTACAGCTCGTCGGTGCTACCACCTTAAATGAATACCGTATTATTGAAAAAGATGCCGCCTTAGAACGACGCATGCAGCCGGTGAAAGTTGACGAACCTTCTGTAGAAGAAACCATTACGATTTTAAAAGGTATCCAACCCAAATACGAAGACTACCATCATGTCAAATATAGCCCAGCTGCTATTGAAGCTGCCGCTCATTTATCCAACCGCTATATTCAAGACCGTTTTCTTCCAGATAAGGCTATTGACCTCTTGGACGAAGCTGGTTCCAAAATGAATTTAACCCTCAACTTTGTTGATCCGAAAGAGATTGACAAACGCCTTATTGAAGCAGAAAATCTCAAAGCCCAAGCTACTCGAGACGAAGACTATGAACGCGCCGCTTATTTCCGCGATCAAATTGCAAAATACAAAGAAATGCAGGCTCAAAAAGTCAATGAGCAAGATATTCCAATCATTACTGAAAAAAACATTGAAGCTATTGTAGAGCAAAAAACTAATATTCCAGTTGGAGACTTGAAAGAAAAAGAACAGTCTCAACTTGTAAATTTAGCCAACGATCTAAAAGCACACGTGATTGGACAAGACGATGCTGTTGATAAAATTGCTAAGGCTATTCGTCGTAACCGCGTGGGACTTGGTACGCCAAATCGTCCAATCGGTTCCTTCCTTTTTGTTGGACCGACTGGGGTCGGTAAAACGGAATTGTCTAAACAGCTGGCTATTGAACTCTTTGGCTCGGCAGACAACATGATTCGCTTTGACATGTCCGAATACATGGAAAAACACGCTGTCGCCAAATTAGTCGGAGCACCTCCAGGTTATGTCGGTTATGAAGAAGCCGGACAGTTAACCGAACAAGTTCGTCGCAATCCGTATTCCCTTATTCTCTTAGATGAGGTGGAAAAAGCCCATCCTGACGTCATGCACATGTTCTTGCAAGTTCTTGATGATGGCCGTTTAACAGATGGTCAAGGACGAACAGTCAGCTTCAAGGACACCATTATTATCATGACTTCCAATGCTGGAACAGGCAAGAGTGAAGCTTCTGTCGGATTTGGTGCGGCTAGAGAAGGACGAACAAATTCTGTTCTAGGTGAATTAAGCAACTTCTTCAGCCCAGAATTCATGAACCGTTTTGATGGTATTATCGAATTTAAGGCCTTGAGCAAGGATAACCTCCTACACATCGTTGATTTAATGTTAGCTGATGTTAATCAACGCTTAGCTTACAATAATATCGACCTAGATGTGACACAAAAGGTCAAAGAAAAATTAGTTGACCTAGGCTATGATCCTAAAATGGGCGCTCGACCTCTTCGTCGCACCATTCAAGATTACATTGAAGATGCTATTACAGACTACTATTTAGAACATCCAACTGAAAAAGACTTGCGTGCCGTTATGACAAGCAATGGGAACATTATGATTAAAGCCGCTAAAAAAGGGGAAACCGTTCCTACTACCCAAGAACAGGGCAACAATCATTAA
- a CDS encoding amino acid ABC transporter permease, with protein sequence MDLSFLPKYWAYFNYGVLVTVMISVSIVFFGTLIGVLVTLIKRSQVKPLTWIANLYVWVFRGTPMVVQIMIAFAWMHFNDMPTISFGVLDLDFSRLLPGIIIISLNSGAYISEIVRAGIEAVPKGQLEAAYSLGIRPRNAMRYVILPQAFKNILPALGNEFITIIKDSALLQTIGVMELWNGAQSVVTATYSPISPLLVAAFYYLMVTTVMSQLLSVLERRMAQGGNH encoded by the coding sequence ATGGATTTGTCATTCTTGCCCAAATACTGGGCCTACTTTAACTACGGTGTACTTGTCACCGTTATGATTTCTGTCAGCATTGTCTTTTTTGGCACCCTTATTGGTGTTTTGGTCACCTTGATTAAACGTAGTCAAGTGAAGCCGTTGACCTGGATCGCTAATCTTTACGTTTGGGTCTTTCGGGGAACACCTATGGTGGTTCAAATCATGATTGCCTTTGCTTGGATGCATTTTAACGATATGCCCACTATTAGTTTTGGGGTTTTGGACTTGGATTTTTCAAGACTCCTTCCTGGTATTATTATCATTTCATTGAATAGTGGCGCTTATATTTCAGAAATTGTTAGAGCAGGTATTGAGGCTGTGCCAAAAGGGCAATTAGAAGCGGCTTATTCACTAGGGATTCGTCCTCGAAATGCCATGCGTTATGTGATTTTGCCTCAGGCCTTTAAAAATATTTTGCCAGCCTTAGGAAATGAATTTATTACTATTATTAAGGATAGTGCTCTTTTACAAACCATTGGGGTGATGGAACTTTGGAATGGTGCCCAATCGGTGGTAACGGCTACTTATTCTCCCATTTCCCCCTTACTGGTGGCTGCTTTTTACTACTTAATGGTCACAACAGTGATGTCACAGTTATTGTCAGTATTAGAACGTCGCATGGCGCAAGGAGGTAATCATTAA